In one window of Pseudodesulfovibrio sediminis DNA:
- a CDS encoding tetratricopeptide repeat protein, with protein MNDFPEILGVYSLQVEAEVGTGTTANARETITYWYARHLADNIFEIQPLNAHHVPSGIRSTLNEMDFLKQYTPEPSYYRLHTVPAMETLIRKIDMGQKAFSEGKLDEAEAQFIKALMIDDKNIEANYGLGEVYSERKEFDKLKKVLNTLLGLDEAFKQEHRQKFNHFGISLRKNGHYDESIRYYEKSLEIEKSDENVYFNLARVFFEKGQNDMCIQRLEDALKINPAFVEAQKFLKYCQKHA; from the coding sequence GTGAACGACTTCCCCGAAATACTCGGTGTATATTCACTTCAGGTTGAAGCTGAGGTTGGAACTGGCACGACAGCCAACGCCCGAGAGACCATCACCTACTGGTATGCACGCCATCTCGCAGACAACATATTCGAGATACAACCGCTCAATGCGCACCATGTTCCATCCGGCATTCGCAGCACGCTCAACGAGATGGACTTTCTCAAACAGTACACCCCCGAACCGAGCTATTATCGCCTGCACACCGTTCCGGCAATGGAAACGCTGATCCGCAAGATAGACATGGGGCAAAAAGCCTTTTCCGAAGGCAAACTCGACGAAGCAGAAGCCCAGTTCATCAAGGCGCTGATGATTGATGACAAGAACATCGAAGCCAACTACGGCTTGGGCGAAGTCTACTCCGAGAGAAAAGAATTCGACAAGCTGAAAAAAGTGCTCAACACCCTGCTCGGCCTGGACGAAGCCTTCAAACAGGAACATCGCCAAAAGTTCAATCACTTCGGCATCTCATTGCGCAAGAACGGACACTATGACGAGTCCATCCGCTACTATGAAAAATCGCTTGAAATAGAGAAATCAGATGAGAACGTCTATTTCAACCTGGCCCGTGTCTTTTTTGAAAAGGGACAGAATGACATGTGTATACAACGTCTGGAAGATGCCTTGAAAATCAATCCCGCATTCGTAGAAGCGCAGAAATTCCTCAAGTATTGTCAAAAGCACGCCTGA
- a CDS encoding A24 family peptidase yields the protein MNLIVTSVLAVALVTATITDIKSQRIPNWLTFPLMLSGLATHTVFGGWDGLYFSAVGYAFGFIVMAIPYFFGVMGAGDVKLMGAIGAWLGLNATLTAFLFTCIAGGIYGLAVLAMNWQLLVAVLRNIGNTFSVLVATHKFNFAPIATEKTLPRLCYGVAIAVGTVTSMALHAWMTGSIHTGY from the coding sequence ATGAATCTTATCGTCACGAGCGTACTCGCAGTCGCACTCGTCACTGCTACCATCACAGATATCAAGAGCCAGCGTATTCCGAATTGGCTTACATTTCCGCTCATGCTGTCCGGGCTTGCCACACATACCGTGTTTGGCGGCTGGGACGGTCTCTACTTCTCCGCAGTCGGGTACGCCTTCGGATTTATCGTCATGGCCATCCCGTATTTCTTCGGGGTCATGGGCGCCGGAGATGTCAAGCTCATGGGCGCCATAGGCGCATGGCTCGGCCTGAACGCAACCCTGACCGCTTTCCTGTTTACCTGCATCGCAGGCGGCATCTACGGCCTGGCTGTTCTGGCCATGAACTGGCAGCTGCTCGTCGCCGTACTCCGCAATATCGGCAATACATTTTCTGTCCTGGTGGCAACCCACAAGTTCAATTTCGCCCCCATCGCAACGGAAAAGACCCTGCCGAGATTGTGTTACGGCGTAGCAATCGCCGTCGGTACAGTCACTTCCATGGCGCTGCATGCGTGGATGACCGGTTCCATCCATACCGGTTACTAG
- a CDS encoding vWA domain-containing protein has translation MTINRSEAMMAPAYSEAKMTRSSWSHRPQCPSPKQSRRGSTSAIVAMLLPILIGIAGIAVDMGNMYMTHTRLQAAVDAGALAGSLELPYDPDLSKGIVQQAVEDMVAANMDSAVVESVTAGTEVRSVIVKGTAEVNMILMSVLGLADSAVEAEASAGFNKLEVVFVVDNSGSMKGTPITMVKEASIALTDLLIPDGTTPDTKVGMVAFRGKVRLGEGVEGFEAGCHNADGSLNEGIHEDFMDDYWALSDYQRRYITLDTCSDLPETLPLSQDKGQIINSINTQTATGAWSGTVIPEGIKWARHILTPEAPYTQGGDKDDYRKIMIVLTDGDTEDGECGGSYRASYRPNNYWTNAYFGMGVDTAHCEDGGVLNADMITEAQTAKDEGIEIFAIRFGNSDNTDINLMKAIASSKEGTDDHYFDAPSVYDIPEIFKQIGKQLGWRLL, from the coding sequence ATGACTATCAACCGTTCGGAAGCAATGATGGCGCCGGCATACTCGGAGGCGAAAATGACTCGATCCAGTTGGTCGCACAGACCACAATGCCCCTCCCCTAAGCAGTCCCGCCGAGGTTCAACAAGCGCGATCGTGGCAATGCTCCTCCCTATCCTCATAGGGATAGCGGGTATCGCCGTGGATATGGGCAACATGTACATGACCCATACGCGCCTCCAGGCCGCAGTGGATGCCGGGGCTCTGGCCGGAAGCCTGGAGCTTCCATATGACCCGGATCTGTCCAAAGGCATCGTGCAGCAGGCTGTAGAGGATATGGTCGCCGCCAACATGGACTCCGCTGTCGTCGAATCCGTCACCGCCGGAACCGAAGTCCGGAGCGTCATCGTCAAAGGGACGGCCGAGGTCAACATGATCCTCATGTCCGTCCTCGGCCTGGCGGACTCAGCTGTTGAAGCAGAGGCTTCCGCCGGATTCAACAAGCTCGAAGTCGTTTTTGTCGTGGACAACTCCGGCTCAATGAAGGGAACCCCCATCACCATGGTCAAAGAGGCTTCCATAGCGCTCACCGATCTGCTTATTCCCGACGGCACCACGCCAGACACCAAGGTCGGCATGGTCGCCTTCAGGGGCAAGGTGCGTCTCGGAGAAGGTGTTGAAGGGTTTGAAGCTGGCTGCCACAACGCCGACGGAAGCCTCAACGAAGGGATTCATGAAGACTTCATGGACGACTACTGGGCACTTTCCGATTATCAGAGAAGATATATAACCTTGGACACCTGCTCCGACCTGCCCGAAACCCTCCCGCTCAGTCAGGACAAAGGCCAGATAATCAACTCCATCAACACGCAGACCGCCACAGGCGCATGGTCGGGAACAGTCATTCCCGAAGGCATCAAGTGGGCTCGCCACATACTGACTCCCGAAGCCCCGTATACTCAGGGTGGAGACAAGGATGACTACCGCAAAATCATGATCGTACTGACTGATGGCGACACGGAAGATGGAGAATGCGGCGGAAGTTACCGGGCCTCATATCGCCCTAACAACTATTGGACCAACGCCTACTTCGGCATGGGCGTCGACACGGCACACTGCGAAGATGGCGGCGTACTCAATGCCGATATGATTACTGAAGCCCAAACAGCCAAGGATGAAGGGATCGAAATATTCGCAATCCGCTTCGGCAACTCGGACAACACGGACATCAACCTCATGAAGGCGATCGCCTCCAGCAAGGAAGGGACCGACGATCACTATTTCGATGCGCCGTCCGTGTACGACATTCCAGAAATATTCAAGCAGATAGGCAAGCAACTCGGCTGGCGCCTGCTGTAG
- a CDS encoding TadE/TadG family type IV pilus assembly protein, with protein MHIRSKNSRRGLAAVETALILPILFMVTMAIVEGGNGFYAWLTVQKSAQIGAHFAVTGRGEDEGTRLSQIITATEAGARSLEQDKLVVTVRSWPDLTAAGDGIENDPGAPCQMVEVAVVYNYEPFTPLISPLLPDSIPLRGYDRKVNEPWKPCD; from the coding sequence ATGCATATACGTTCAAAAAACTCCCGCCGGGGACTGGCTGCCGTCGAGACAGCCCTGATCCTGCCCATCCTGTTCATGGTGACCATGGCCATAGTGGAAGGCGGAAACGGCTTCTACGCATGGCTGACCGTACAAAAATCCGCCCAGATCGGAGCACACTTCGCCGTCACCGGGCGCGGTGAGGATGAAGGCACACGCCTCTCGCAGATCATCACGGCCACTGAAGCCGGAGCCCGCTCTCTGGAACAGGACAAACTGGTCGTCACCGTCCGCTCCTGGCCCGACCTGACTGCCGCAGGTGACGGCATTGAAAACGACCCGGGCGCTCCCTGCCAGATGGTGGAAGTCGCCGTGGTTTACAACTATGAGCCATTCACCCCCTTGATCAGCCCACTCCTGCCAGACTCCATTCCTCTGCGTGGGTACGATCGAAAGGTGAACGAACCGTGGAAGCCTTGTGACTAA
- a CDS encoding TadE/TadG family type IV pilus assembly protein: MINKNEKRRGLAAVEFALLMPIMLLLIMLLAEGATAMHTYSSLVEASREGARHVIMEGDSANVEALIAALINDLDTQDITTNVVTDPVANTVTVEVSYDYQPFGSNDGAGILGGENDSIQLVAQTTMPLP, from the coding sequence ATGATAAACAAGAACGAAAAGCGCAGGGGATTGGCAGCTGTCGAATTCGCATTGCTCATGCCGATCATGCTTCTGCTCATCATGCTCCTGGCCGAAGGCGCCACAGCGATGCACACCTATTCCTCACTGGTGGAAGCCAGCCGGGAAGGTGCCCGCCATGTGATCATGGAGGGAGACTCCGCCAATGTCGAAGCGCTCATCGCCGCACTGATCAACGATCTCGACACCCAGGACATCACCACCAATGTGGTCACAGACCCTGTTGCCAACACCGTTACCGTAGAGGTTTCCTATGACTATCAACCGTTCGGAAGCAATGATGGCGCCGGCATACTCGGAGGCGAAAATGACTCGATCCAGTTGGTCGCACAGACCACAATGCCCCTCCCCTAA
- a CDS encoding Flp family type IVb pilin — protein MTKLINLILDEEGATAIEYGLIAALIAAGIVAATSALGDQVVATFDYITAQMLAATTTP, from the coding sequence ATGACAAAGCTTATCAATCTGATCCTGGATGAAGAAGGCGCAACCGCTATTGAATACGGTCTGATCGCAGCCCTGATCGCAGCCGGTATCGTCGCAGCTACTTCTGCCCTGGGTGACCAGGTTGTCGCAACCTTCGACTACATCACTGCCCAGATGCTGGCAGCTACGACCACTCCGTAG
- a CDS encoding carbohydrate ABC transporter permease, producing the protein MILIGIFVYGFIGETIWTSMTDWGGTGALALEPQKNFVGLENYVELFTGFLGGNFRQDLVNAVYYSVMLLVGAIGLGMFIAILLDQKPKGEDVFRTIFLYPMSLSFIVTGTIWRWLLAPQGGVNVLPTYLGMKPLTFEWLSSQSAILVFNWQDILRIMVYIASFVLIMVGVFVLRKDVNRAMKRWLVPGIVLGVAVWLFGDVLPDALFMEEDHGFNMATLGIIMATVWQYAGYTMALYLAGFNGISQDLRDAAMLDGASQVGYYRFVAIPMLKPITISAVIILSHISLKMFDLVFAMTGPDNAETGHPALNMYLTTFRGNEFSKGAAIAIVLFLIAAMFIVPYLIGQYRQRGRR; encoded by the coding sequence ATGATCCTGATTGGGATTTTCGTGTATGGCTTCATCGGCGAGACCATCTGGACCTCCATGACCGATTGGGGCGGAACTGGCGCACTGGCTCTGGAACCCCAGAAGAATTTTGTTGGTCTGGAGAATTATGTCGAACTGTTCACCGGATTTCTGGGCGGGAATTTCCGTCAGGATCTGGTCAATGCGGTCTACTATTCCGTCATGTTGCTGGTGGGCGCCATCGGTCTGGGCATGTTCATCGCCATCCTGCTCGACCAGAAGCCCAAGGGCGAAGATGTCTTTCGGACGATCTTTCTCTACCCCATGTCGCTTTCCTTCATCGTCACCGGTACCATCTGGCGCTGGCTGCTCGCTCCACAGGGCGGGGTCAATGTCCTGCCGACATATTTGGGGATGAAACCCCTGACATTTGAATGGCTCTCCAGTCAGTCTGCCATTCTGGTCTTCAACTGGCAGGATATCCTTCGGATCATGGTCTACATCGCGTCCTTTGTGCTGATCATGGTCGGGGTGTTCGTGCTCAGGAAAGACGTCAATCGCGCCATGAAACGGTGGCTTGTCCCCGGCATAGTGCTCGGCGTAGCGGTCTGGCTCTTTGGCGACGTGCTGCCCGATGCCCTGTTCATGGAAGAGGATCACGGCTTTAACATGGCCACGCTGGGTATCATCATGGCTACGGTCTGGCAGTACGCTGGGTATACAATGGCCCTGTACCTGGCCGGGTTCAACGGTATTTCCCAGGACCTTCGTGACGCGGCCATGCTCGATGGCGCTTCCCAGGTGGGGTACTACAGGTTTGTGGCCATCCCAATGCTCAAGCCCATCACCATCTCAGCGGTCATCATTCTGTCTCATATTTCACTCAAGATGTTCGACCTTGTCTTTGCCATGACCGGCCCGGACAACGCCGAGACCGGCCATCCGGCCCTGAACATGTATCTGACCACGTTTCGGGGAAATGAATTTTCCAAGGGCGCGGCCATCGCCATCGTGCTTTTCCTGATCGCGGCCATGTTCATTGTGCCGTACCTGATCGGCCAATACCGGCAGAGAGGGAGGCGGTAA
- a CDS encoding ABC transporter ATP-binding protein, translating into MANVQLKKVVKKYGDVEVVHGIDLNIEDNEFIVLVGPSGCGKSTVLRMVAGLEAISGGEVFIGDRMVNQVSPKDRNVAMVFQNYALYPHMSVRDNMGFSLKMRGQTKDEIASKVNDAATILELEPYLDRKPSELSGGQRQRVAMGRAMVRNPDVFLFDEPLSNLDAQLRTQMRMELRKMHLRLATTTIYVTHDQIEAMTLADRIVILKDGYIQQVGTPIDVFERPDNVFVAQFIGNPPMNILEGTFKVADGKRSVQVGPSSFPVVDGRAESLADGASVLVGLRPDAIKMGEHVEKLPKDWLCQGEVVVSEILGGHSHLEIVVDGQNELLAEVEGRIVAHPGEVVPIGFEFDRMVLFDPESTNAVY; encoded by the coding sequence ATGGCAAATGTACAGTTAAAGAAAGTCGTCAAGAAGTATGGTGACGTGGAGGTTGTTCACGGTATCGATCTCAATATCGAGGACAATGAATTTATTGTACTTGTCGGGCCGTCCGGCTGCGGCAAATCCACGGTATTGAGGATGGTCGCGGGACTTGAGGCTATCAGTGGCGGTGAGGTCTTCATCGGTGACAGGATGGTCAATCAGGTGTCGCCCAAGGACCGCAACGTGGCCATGGTCTTTCAGAACTACGCCCTGTACCCACACATGTCCGTGCGGGACAACATGGGCTTCTCCTTGAAAATGCGCGGCCAGACCAAGGATGAAATCGCCTCAAAGGTGAATGACGCCGCGACTATTCTCGAGTTGGAACCATACCTGGATCGCAAACCATCAGAACTCTCCGGCGGTCAGCGTCAACGTGTGGCCATGGGACGCGCCATGGTCCGCAATCCCGATGTGTTTCTGTTTGACGAGCCGTTGTCCAATCTGGACGCACAGCTCCGCACCCAGATGCGCATGGAGCTGCGCAAGATGCATTTGCGTTTGGCCACCACCACTATTTATGTCACGCACGATCAGATCGAGGCCATGACCCTGGCTGATCGTATCGTCATCCTGAAAGACGGGTATATTCAGCAGGTTGGCACGCCCATCGATGTTTTTGAACGGCCTGACAACGTGTTCGTGGCCCAGTTCATCGGCAACCCTCCCATGAATATTCTTGAGGGCACGTTCAAGGTGGCTGACGGCAAACGAAGCGTGCAGGTCGGCCCGTCCTCCTTCCCTGTTGTTGACGGCAGAGCCGAGTCGCTGGCTGACGGCGCATCGGTCCTGGTCGGTCTCCGGCCCGACGCCATCAAGATGGGGGAACATGTCGAGAAACTGCCCAAGGATTGGCTTTGTCAGGGAGAAGTGGTGGTCTCGGAAATTCTGGGTGGGCATTCCCATCTGGAGATCGTGGTGGACGGCCAGAATGAACTCCTCGCCGAGGTTGAAGGGCGCATTGTCGCTCACCCGGGCGAGGTGGTTCCCATTGGCTTCGAGTTTGATCGCATGGTCCTGTTCGACCCAGAGTCTACCAACGCTGTTTATTGA
- the cpaB gene encoding Flp pilus assembly protein CpaB, whose amino-acid sequence MSKSKRALIQITLSLILAVVAGVLIFKWTSGVSTKAPVAQVAKTVPVVVAKADMTRGIKLTSDMVEVREFTADSRPTGAFAKLEDLEGRVLNQAVGVNEAVTAMKLADESVIGGGVSALIEPGKRAMAVKGNEVMGLSGFVRPGDRVDVIVTLTVGKDDDPVTKLVLERVKVIATGTQLTPPNEEGKTASVDVYTLELTPPQSERLALAATQGTLHFALRNEQDEENILTTGSTIPKTLAALRPMSNVVHVKRKPAEQVEVITGTARHSVKF is encoded by the coding sequence ATGAGTAAGTCCAAGAGAGCCCTCATCCAAATCACCCTGTCCCTGATCCTGGCCGTGGTCGCCGGTGTCCTGATTTTCAAGTGGACCAGCGGCGTTTCCACCAAGGCCCCTGTGGCTCAGGTTGCCAAGACGGTTCCCGTGGTCGTGGCCAAGGCGGACATGACTCGTGGTATCAAGCTGACCTCCGATATGGTTGAAGTCCGAGAATTTACTGCCGACTCCCGTCCTACTGGCGCGTTTGCCAAGTTGGAAGACCTTGAAGGGCGCGTGCTCAACCAGGCCGTCGGAGTCAATGAAGCCGTGACCGCCATGAAGCTGGCTGATGAATCCGTCATCGGCGGTGGCGTCAGCGCATTGATCGAGCCCGGCAAGCGGGCCATGGCGGTCAAGGGTAATGAGGTTATGGGGCTGTCCGGTTTCGTCCGTCCCGGCGACAGGGTCGACGTCATCGTCACGCTGACCGTTGGCAAGGATGACGATCCCGTGACCAAGCTCGTACTGGAGCGGGTCAAGGTCATCGCTACCGGCACGCAGCTCACCCCGCCCAATGAAGAAGGCAAGACCGCCTCGGTCGACGTGTACACCCTGGAACTGACCCCGCCTCAGAGCGAGCGTCTGGCACTGGCCGCCACACAGGGAACCCTCCATTTCGCACTGCGCAACGAGCAGGATGAAGAGAACATCCTGACCACCGGCTCCACCATCCCCAAGACCCTGGCTGCGCTCAGGCCCATGTCCAATGTCGTCCACGTCAAGAGAAAGCCTGCCGAGCAGGTCGAAGTAATTACCGGAACCGCCCGTCACTCGGTCAAGTTCTAG
- a CDS encoding carbohydrate ABC transporter permease, whose amino-acid sequence MENRKITPGTILLYGTLIVLALLFLMPAYMATVTALKMPVDIDLPTSWEFPSVINWASFSEAITLLKPNFVNSIILTICATIGSTMLGSINGYVFSKWKFKGSDIIFTLFLFGMFIPYQVILIPLFQTLRAMNLYGGLPGLILAHIVYGLPITSLIFRNFYSQIPTALIESGRLDGAGFFSIYLRIVFPLSIPGFVVTSLWQFTQIWNEFLWGICLTRHADNPITVGLANLAGGQAVSWNLPMAGSIMAAVPVLCIYIFLGRYFIRGLLAGSVKE is encoded by the coding sequence ATGGAAAACAGAAAAATAACTCCGGGCACCATTCTGCTCTACGGGACGTTGATCGTTCTGGCGCTTCTTTTCCTTATGCCCGCCTACATGGCAACCGTGACCGCGCTCAAGATGCCGGTGGACATTGATCTGCCCACATCATGGGAGTTCCCGTCCGTCATCAACTGGGCGAGCTTTTCCGAGGCCATCACGCTGCTCAAGCCCAACTTCGTGAACTCGATCATCCTGACCATCTGCGCCACCATAGGCTCCACGATGCTCGGTTCGATCAACGGCTATGTCTTTTCAAAGTGGAAGTTCAAGGGCTCGGATATCATATTCACCCTGTTCCTGTTCGGCATGTTCATCCCGTATCAGGTCATTCTGATTCCTCTGTTCCAGACATTGCGGGCCATGAACCTGTATGGCGGACTGCCGGGCCTGATCCTGGCGCACATCGTGTATGGCCTGCCCATCACGTCGCTCATCTTCAGAAACTTTTATTCGCAGATTCCCACCGCGCTTATCGAGTCCGGTCGGCTGGACGGAGCAGGTTTCTTCTCCATTTATCTGCGCATCGTGTTTCCGCTGTCCATTCCCGGATTCGTGGTCACCAGCCTGTGGCAGTTTACCCAGATATGGAACGAGTTCCTCTGGGGCATCTGCCTGACCCGGCATGCGGACAATCCCATTACCGTTGGATTGGCCAACCTGGCTGGCGGTCAGGCGGTCTCGTGGAACCTGCCCATGGCCGGGTCCATCATGGCGGCTGTCCCTGTTCTGTGCATCTATATCTTCCTCGGCCGCTATTTCATCCGGGGCCTGCTCGCAGGGTCTGTGAAAGAGTAA
- a CDS encoding ABC transporter substrate-binding protein, whose product MKMSFAKILVVLVAALVLAAPQSVQAADLKGDLEIFSWWAGDEGPALAALVEIYKKQNPGVNVINATVTGGSGVNAKAVLKTRMLGGEPPDSFQVHAGQELIGTWVKSDRMEDLTPLFKEMGWMEVFPEGLIKLIGTDKGIWSVPVNIHRSNVMWYVPANLQKWGVNVPQNWDEFFVAADKLKAEGVVPLALAQNWTANHLWESVALASMGGDKWDALWSGKLAFDSPEVVKAWELFGKVLSYTNTDASSLSWQQATDMVINGKAAFNIMGDWAAGYMTVTKKLVPGEGYGWAASPGTAGQFMFLADSFCLPKGVKHRDNAIAWLKVLGSKEGSDTFNPIKGSISARIDSDLSKYNAYLQSAASDFGKDHVVGSLAHGVAANETFMGGFASVMEMFLKSKNPTAAAKACAQLAKKAGI is encoded by the coding sequence ATGAAAATGAGCTTTGCGAAAATTCTTGTTGTTCTTGTTGCCGCGCTGGTGCTGGCTGCTCCGCAGTCTGTGCAGGCTGCGGATTTGAAAGGGGATCTGGAGATCTTTTCCTGGTGGGCAGGTGACGAAGGCCCGGCACTGGCAGCTCTGGTCGAAATTTATAAAAAACAGAACCCCGGTGTGAATGTCATCAACGCGACCGTCACTGGTGGCTCCGGCGTCAATGCCAAGGCCGTTCTGAAGACCCGCATGCTCGGTGGTGAGCCGCCGGATTCCTTCCAGGTGCACGCCGGTCAGGAACTTATCGGTACCTGGGTCAAGTCTGACCGCATGGAAGACCTGACCCCCCTGTTCAAGGAAATGGGCTGGATGGAAGTGTTCCCCGAAGGACTGATCAAGCTGATCGGTACTGACAAGGGTATCTGGTCCGTGCCTGTCAACATCCACCGCTCCAACGTCATGTGGTATGTCCCTGCCAACCTGCAGAAGTGGGGCGTGAATGTCCCACAGAACTGGGACGAATTCTTCGTTGCTGCCGACAAGCTGAAGGCCGAAGGCGTCGTGCCTCTGGCACTGGCTCAGAACTGGACTGCCAACCACCTGTGGGAATCCGTTGCGCTGGCTTCCATGGGCGGAGACAAGTGGGACGCTCTGTGGTCCGGCAAGCTCGCCTTTGATTCTCCTGAAGTCGTCAAGGCATGGGAACTCTTCGGCAAGGTGCTTTCCTACACCAACACCGACGCCTCCTCCCTGTCCTGGCAGCAGGCTACCGATATGGTTATCAACGGCAAGGCCGCTTTCAACATCATGGGTGACTGGGCAGCCGGTTACATGACCGTGACCAAGAAGCTCGTGCCTGGCGAAGGCTACGGTTGGGCCGCATCTCCCGGTACCGCCGGACAGTTCATGTTCCTGGCCGACTCCTTTTGCCTGCCCAAGGGCGTGAAGCATCGCGATAACGCCATTGCCTGGCTCAAGGTGCTTGGTTCCAAGGAAGGTTCTGACACCTTCAACCCGATCAAGGGTTCCATCTCCGCTCGTATTGACTCCGATCTGAGCAAGTACAATGCCTACCTCCAGTCCGCTGCCTCTGATTTCGGCAAGGACCATGTGGTTGGTTCCCTGGCTCATGGCGTTGCCGCCAATGAGACCTTCATGGGTGGTTTTGCTTCCGTTATGGAAATGTTCTTGAAGTCCAAGAACCCCACCGCAGCCGCCAAGGCATGCGCACAGCTCGCCAAGAAGGCCGGCATCTAG
- a CDS encoding sigma-54-dependent transcriptional regulator, translated as MTERILVVDDDRAFQGMLVEALTDKGYDVDTASTAEEGIKKAGSGKFDLIVHDIKLPGMSGLDALPHLAEAAPGVDVIVMTGYSSKDSGVVAMQRGAYDYFSKPFSLSEMEVVVRRALEKRRLQVELSELKRQGGSSPLNTIIGQSAPMIAVKERIARVAGLNTDVLVMGETGTGKELVSDTIHALSSRAKGPFIKINCAAIPENLIESELFGHEKGAFTGATTMKQGKFELAKGGSVMLDEIGDMPIHLQPKLLRAVEQKAAERVGGAKPIQYDVRIIAATNQELEQRVEEGKFRSDLYYRLNVATLILPPLRERISDLPQLAEFFLERANRRLGTDIAGFSSDAMEIFFNYSWPGNVRQFANAVERAAIFCTSTMITPAEVDQAFSNAQPVVDTGMHMPTGEGLSLKQALMEYEKALIQNALRACSGTQTEAASSLGISAKNLWNKLKKHSIDPVLFKN; from the coding sequence ATGACAGAGCGAATTCTTGTGGTCGATGATGATCGCGCTTTTCAGGGGATGTTGGTCGAGGCATTGACTGACAAGGGGTACGATGTTGATACCGCCTCCACGGCCGAAGAGGGAATCAAGAAGGCCGGATCTGGCAAATTTGATCTCATAGTGCATGATATCAAGCTGCCAGGCATGTCCGGCCTGGATGCGCTTCCTCATCTCGCAGAGGCTGCCCCCGGCGTGGATGTGATTGTCATGACAGGATATTCCTCCAAGGATTCCGGTGTGGTCGCTATGCAGCGCGGGGCCTACGATTACTTCTCCAAGCCGTTTTCCCTGAGTGAAATGGAAGTGGTGGTCCGCCGAGCTTTGGAAAAGCGGCGGCTCCAGGTAGAGCTGTCCGAACTGAAGCGGCAGGGCGGTTCCAGCCCGTTGAACACTATCATCGGGCAATCTGCTCCCATGATAGCCGTGAAGGAGCGGATCGCCCGTGTGGCCGGTCTCAATACGGACGTTCTGGTCATGGGAGAAACCGGAACGGGTAAGGAACTGGTCTCCGATACCATTCACGCCCTGTCCAGCCGCGCCAAGGGACCGTTTATCAAGATCAATTGTGCCGCAATTCCTGAGAATCTCATTGAATCCGAGCTGTTCGGTCATGAAAAAGGCGCCTTTACCGGTGCCACCACCATGAAGCAGGGCAAGTTCGAGCTGGCCAAAGGCGGCTCGGTCATGCTGGATGAAATCGGCGATATGCCCATTCACCTGCAGCCGAAGTTGCTGCGTGCAGTGGAGCAGAAGGCTGCCGAGCGCGTGGGCGGAGCCAAGCCCATTCAATACGATGTGCGTATCATCGCGGCCACCAACCAGGAATTGGAACAGCGGGTTGAAGAGGGCAAGTTCCGTAGCGATCTATATTATAGACTGAATGTGGCCACCTTGATTTTGCCGCCGCTTCGGGAACGCATATCCGACCTGCCGCAGTTGGCCGAGTTCTTTCTTGAGCGTGCCAACAGACGGTTGGGAACTGATATTGCGGGGTTCTCTTCCGACGCCATGGAGATATTCTTCAACTATAGCTGGCCGGGTAATGTCCGGCAGTTTGCCAATGCCGTGGAGCGGGCAGCCATCTTCTGCACCTCCACCATGATCACTCCGGCAGAAGTGGATCAGGCCTTTTCCAATGCCCAGCCCGTGGTAGATACAGGGATGCATATGCCCACAGGTGAAGGGCTGTCGCTGAAGCAGGCCCTTATGGAGTATGAAAAGGCGCTCATTCAGAATGCACTGCGCGCCTGTTCCGGTACCCAGACAGAGGCTGCAAGCTCCCTGGGCATCTCTGCGAAGAATCTGTGGAACAAGCTCAAAAAACACAGTATCGATCCGGTATTATTTAAGAATTAG